The Leptospira sp. WS60.C2 genome includes the window GCTACTTCGTTTGCATCCAATACTTGGTTCGGATCAGAAACTGAATTTCTAAAAAATGCTTTGAGTCCAGAATAGTTTGCTCTACCATTTGGATCTTTGTAACTTTCAAGGAAAGCAATCGCTGTTACGTTTGGAACAGTAAAGAGCACTCCACCTTTCAAACTTCCCATCGCAGCCATTCTTCGGAAAAATTCACGAATGTCTCTTTTGAATCGTGCTTCGTCCAAACAATCGGTAGATGTATGAAGTGCCGTACAAAGAACGTGGTTAGCACCAGCAGAACCAAAAAGGAAGGTTGGTTTTACTTTTTCCATGACTTGTGCTTGTGTTCCCGCATCGCGTAAACCGAATCGGTGAAACTTGTCTGGTTCCTTACAATCAGCAACCGTTACCCAACGGTACGTGTACCAATACCACTCTTTCCAATACCATTCTTTCTCTTGTTTGGTGGCAGTGATGTCTTCACATTGACCAGAAGTTCTGAGAACCGTTGTGTATTCCGCACCAGTGATACCAGCATGAGTTGGCAAGGAAACGGTAGACTGATTTCCCCCGATGATGCTTTCTGCGATACAAATCACACCGCAGTCCCATTTTAGAACATCCTCTAAGTTTACGAAAGGTCCTTTCAGTACATTGTAAGATACCGAGGCACCCGCTTGTTTGGATACGAGAACAGGGTAAGCCCAATCTTGCGTTTTTTTCTCAACGGTCACACCAAAGAATCCTTGGCTCAAGGAATCCCCAATCACACCAACCTTTTGGAACATCTGGCTTTGCGTTTGCGCAGACAAAGATCCTGCCAATACCAAAGCGAGCACCAAACCGAATGTTTTTTTTGTGTTCATATTTCCTCCGAATCGGAACATTTTTCACATAATTTGAACAATTTAGACATTTTGATGTCTTTTTTGAACCAGTGTCAAATAATTAATTTCCGAACCGGTGAGAATTTTTGAACTAAGTTCAATGTTTTGGATGTGGGAAAAGACTCGCCCAAAGCGCCATTCCAGACTGACAAACGTGATCATTGCACTTCAATCGAAAGCTTTGGAAAGAAGTATCCAAATCCCTTTCCATTGGCTGGATTAATTTGATTGGGTTTTGCTATGCTCGTTGGCCAAACACCTCGGTAGATACTATTTGCGACGGACCAATTGTCATCGATTCCCTAATTTGAATCTTCGCTTGGACCTTTATAGGCGCCGATTGGCTTCGATATAGGAATTGAAATTCTATTCGGGATAGGATTGTCTATCTTTGAAATCTAACTTGCATTTGGCGACTTGATTGTAGGAAAATCTTGCTTCGTTCAGAATTTCTGAGACGGAAGAATCACGGAGAATAATAAAAGGGATTTTGATATGATAAACAGATAAACTCTTTTCTTATAAGTAGTCTCTTTTATACCCAATTGTAAGGTAGCAAATCTCTGCAATTCTAGCAATACCTCACGTTAATGTGGAAAATTTATCAATTTATTTTACTGTAATGAGATACTACTACTTCTTTGATACCAATCGCACATCGCTGTTCTCCATGTCATATGTTTCTTACAGCAACGCCATACAATGCTGCCTTCGGAGGCATTATCGAAGCTAATAATAATTACTCCGTTGTTGCGAATAAACCATCGGCGAGATCACATAAGGCTTTGTTAGTAGACGATATCAATCGAATAACGTGTACGAGTGTAAATTGTGTTTCAGGCGGTCATAAAGAACAAATTGACTGGGTACTTGCTCCGAATACAGTATCTGTTTCTATCAACACATCCAATTTTGTTTTTATTTCAGATGTAAATGGAGTGTTTACGGTACATTATTGAATGTAATGTCTGCGCCTGCCTACAGGGATTTGGACTGAAATCAGAAACAATCCTTCCTGGGATCGGTGAAACAATGCTGCTCATACTTGTTCTTCGTGGACAGATAATATTTCAGCTAGTTGTGGTAGTTATGGTGTCACTTCTTGGCATGATAGTAGATCAATTGCAATATTTTCTGCTTACGGAAATG containing:
- a CDS encoding DUF1554 domain-containing protein, translating into MFLTATPYNAAFGGIIEANNNYSVVANKPSARSHKALLVDDINRITCTSVNCVSGGHKEQIDWVLAPNTVSVSINTSNFVFISDVNGVFTVHY